From Patescibacteria group bacterium, the proteins below share one genomic window:
- the recQ gene encoding DNA helicase RecQ, which produces MPQTILKKYFGYDTFRPLQKEAIDFVLAGKDILTVLATGSGKSLIYQIPAVKEEGVALVFSPLISLMKDQVDQLNKAGIPAAFLNSTLSPAEKSGVYEKARSQKIKILYIAPEGFFTERFQEFLKTLKISLIAIDEAHCISEWGHEFRPEYRRLAVLKNIFPEIPVVALTATATKKVQQDIIKQLNTPQMIPLIGSFERENLALHIGKRRDAIEQITGVLKRHQDESGIIYCATRKKVDKISDILDELGYKNLPYHAGMEKAERTRNQRAFTNEEVNLIVATVAFGMGINKSNVRFIIHANLTKSIEAYYQEIGRAGRDGLPADCFMFYSNGDIATQEYLINTAESEIYKDLALSKLDAMVRFARSLECRHNYVLDYFGEKKEGYKCGDKCDICLSYEIKEYDITLAAQKILSCVYRVRYPVGVSTIAQILAGSESERITKFRGLSTYGLMKDKTQEELKDLIDVLIDQGLIQREPGQYPVLHLTPEAKSVFSGGQKVMLKVKESREVEQELDYEVELFGLLRNWRRVRSAQEGVPPYIIFSDKVLVDLAAYLPLVFDDLGRVPGIGYKKIEQYGNDILGLIKKYCQNKGLSSRISELMSWEGAPVRRSYARGSDTVSETLALYKTGLGIKEIAEKRGLASSTIGGHIEQLFLDGRIPRVDLRRFVSAEREPVIREAFAKAGSTAALSPVKEMLGEDYSYDEIRLVRAIISETFDT; this is translated from the coding sequence ATGCCCCAAACCATATTAAAAAAATACTTCGGCTACGACACCTTTCGCCCCCTTCAAAAAGAGGCGATTGATTTTGTTTTAGCGGGCAAAGACATCTTAACGGTTTTAGCCACTGGCAGCGGCAAGTCCTTGATTTATCAGATTCCGGCGGTGAAGGAAGAGGGCGTGGCTTTGGTTTTTTCACCTTTGATTTCTTTGATGAAGGACCAGGTGGACCAGTTGAATAAAGCTGGGATTCCCGCGGCCTTTTTGAATTCTACTTTGTCGCCGGCAGAAAAGAGCGGGGTTTACGAGAAGGCCAGGAGTCAAAAAATCAAGATTTTATATATTGCGCCAGAAGGATTTTTTACGGAGCGGTTTCAGGAATTTTTAAAGACTTTAAAAATCTCTTTGATCGCAATTGACGAGGCGCATTGTATTTCCGAGTGGGGACATGAGTTTCGACCCGAGTACCGGAGATTGGCAGTGCTCAAGAATATTTTCCCAGAAATTCCTGTCGTGGCTTTGACAGCCACGGCGACAAAAAAGGTTCAGCAAGATATTATTAAACAGTTGAACACGCCCCAAATGATTCCTTTGATTGGCAGTTTTGAAAGAGAGAACTTGGCTTTGCATATTGGGAAAAGACGAGATGCAATTGAGCAGATTACCGGCGTGCTTAAGCGGCATCAAGATGAATCCGGGATTATTTATTGCGCCACCAGAAAAAAGGTGGATAAGATATCAGATATTTTAGATGAATTAGGTTATAAAAATTTGCCTTATCATGCGGGGATGGAAAAGGCAGAGCGAACCAGAAATCAAAGAGCGTTTACGAACGAGGAAGTAAATTTAATAGTGGCTACCGTTGCTTTTGGCATGGGCATTAATAAATCCAATGTTCGGTTTATTATTCATGCGAATTTAACAAAGTCAATTGAGGCCTATTATCAAGAGATTGGCCGGGCGGGTCGGGATGGTTTGCCGGCGGATTGTTTTATGTTTTATTCTAACGGGGATATTGCGACTCAAGAGTATTTAATCAATACAGCCGAAAGCGAAATATATAAAGATTTAGCTTTAAGCAAACTGGATGCGATGGTGCGTTTTGCGCGCAGCCTGGAATGCCGGCACAATTATGTTCTTGATTATTTTGGGGAGAAAAAAGAGGGGTACAAGTGTGGAGATAAATGTGATATTTGTTTGTCTTATGAGATTAAGGAATATGATATTACTTTAGCGGCGCAGAAAATTTTATCCTGTGTTTATCGGGTGCGCTACCCGGTTGGGGTCTCTACTATAGCCCAAATTTTAGCCGGTTCGGAATCAGAACGGATAACTAAATTTCGAGGACTTTCTACTTATGGCTTAATGAAAGACAAAACCCAGGAAGAACTTAAAGATTTAATTGATGTTTTGATTGATCAGGGGCTGATTCAGCGGGAGCCGGGTCAGTATCCGGTCTTGCATTTAACTCCCGAGGCGAAGTCAGTTTTTAGCGGCGGGCAGAAAGTGATGCTCAAGGTGAAGGAGTCGCGGGAAGTTGAGCAGGAATTAGATTATGAAGTGGAATTGTTTGGGCTCCTGCGGAATTGGAGAAGGGTAAGGTCAGCGCAGGAAGGAGTGCCGCCGTATATTATTTTCTCTGACAAGGTGCTGGTGGATTTGGCAGCTTATTTGCCTTTAGTTTTTGATGATTTAGGGCGAGTGCCGGGGATTGGCTATAAAAAAATTGAGCAGTATGGAAATGATATTTTGGGGCTCATAAAAAAATATTGCCAGAACAAAGGCTTAAGTTCGCGGATAAGCGAGCTTATGAGTTGGGAAGGAGCGCCTGTGAGGCGAAGTTATGCCAGGGGTTCGGATACAGTGAGTGAGACCTTGGCTTTGTATAAGACTGGTTTGGGAATTAAGGAAATCGCTGAAAAACGAGGGCTTGCTTCAAGCACTATCGGCGGTCATATTGAGCAGCTTTTTTTGGATGGACGAATTCCGCGGGTAGATTTAAGGCGGTTTGTTTCGGCTGAACGCGAGCCGGTGATACGCGAAGCTTTTGCTAAGGCGGGCAGTACGGCGGCATTGTCGCCAGTAAAGGAGATGCTGGGCGAAGATTATTCTTATGATGAGATTCGGTTGGTGAGAGCAATAATCAGTGAGACTTTTGACACTTGA
- the dnaG gene encoding DNA primase: MTFYDSPIEQIKQRLDVVDIVREYVPNLAQVGSNWKARCPFHNEKTPSFMVSAEKQIWHCFGCSKGGDVIEFVKEIEGVEFPEALRILAQKAGIVLKRQDPKIISVRTRLLDLMNNAVDFFVSKLNSSNGKPARKYLTDRGLTFETLKEWRVGWAPDSWDELGVYLRVKGFTDAQILSSGLAVKKQSGTDYYDRFRGRIMFPIADVNSNVAGFTGRILVETEKSGGKYINTSQTQIYDKSRIIFGLDRAKQEIRKKDLAVVVEGQMDVIASHQAGVINAVASSGTALTSEQVKLLSRYTKNIAFSFDIDAAGEQATKRGIEVALSFGMNVKIIQIKEAKDPDELIKNRGARAWQQAIEDSQPVMKYYFSLAFSKNDTAKLDGRREIARQLLPQIAKLADKIEQDFCLKELARRLGVEEAVLRESVIKTEKRRVGAMIQKAGAFPLKLVDKDVQIAERLLALGLRFPQSLGIWLKKVDLAIFPEERLKEFAKKLKMYYNENIQIEPENNQGVELFNYNEFKKDLSEETGDYSDVLVLLAEKEFLNEDIEVIMRETERLIRGLKRNWAVRQLKGIEQSLRRAESEKQEDEIERLSRRFNELINDLKNFG; the protein is encoded by the coding sequence TTGACTTTTTACGATTCTCCAATTGAACAAATAAAACAGCGGCTGGATGTTGTTGATATTGTAAGAGAGTATGTACCGAACTTGGCGCAAGTAGGCAGTAACTGGAAAGCGCGGTGTCCGTTTCACAACGAAAAAACGCCGTCTTTTATGGTAAGTGCCGAGAAGCAGATTTGGCATTGCTTTGGCTGCTCAAAAGGCGGGGATGTAATTGAATTTGTAAAAGAGATTGAGGGTGTTGAATTTCCAGAAGCCCTCCGCATTCTCGCGCAAAAGGCGGGCATTGTATTAAAGCGGCAAGATCCGAAAATAATTTCAGTCAGGACCCGCTTATTGGATTTAATGAATAATGCGGTGGATTTTTTTGTCAGTAAATTGAATTCCAGCAATGGAAAGCCAGCGCGGAAATATTTAACGGACCGGGGATTAACTTTTGAGACCTTAAAGGAGTGGCGAGTTGGTTGGGCCCCGGATTCGTGGGACGAATTGGGCGTCTATTTGCGAGTCAAAGGATTTACTGATGCGCAAATTTTGAGCAGCGGCCTGGCGGTGAAAAAACAATCAGGGACGGATTACTACGACAGATTCAGGGGGAGGATTATGTTCCCGATTGCTGATGTGAACAGTAATGTAGCGGGTTTTACCGGCAGGATTTTAGTGGAGACCGAAAAAAGCGGCGGAAAATATATCAATACCTCGCAGACCCAGATTTATGATAAAAGCCGAATTATTTTTGGATTAGATAGAGCTAAACAAGAGATTAGGAAAAAAGATTTGGCAGTGGTGGTGGAGGGACAAATGGATGTCATTGCCTCGCATCAGGCTGGGGTTATTAATGCGGTCGCTTCTTCTGGCACGGCTTTAACCAGCGAACAGGTGAAACTTTTGAGTCGTTACACTAAAAATATTGCTTTTTCTTTTGACATTGATGCGGCTGGCGAGCAAGCGACTAAACGGGGCATTGAGGTGGCTTTGAGTTTTGGGATGAATGTTAAAATTATTCAGATTAAAGAGGCTAAAGATCCTGATGAGCTGATTAAAAATAGGGGGGCCAGGGCTTGGCAGCAAGCGATTGAAGATAGTCAGCCGGTTATGAAATATTATTTTAGCTTGGCGTTTTCCAAAAATGACACTGCCAAGCTTGATGGCCGGCGGGAAATCGCTCGCCAGCTGTTACCCCAGATTGCCAAGCTTGCTGATAAAATTGAGCAGGATTTTTGCCTCAAAGAGCTGGCCAGGCGGCTTGGCGTCGAGGAGGCTGTTTTACGAGAGTCAGTGATTAAAACAGAGAAAAGAAGGGTTGGCGCGATGATACAAAAAGCCGGCGCCTTTCCACTCAAACTGGTTGATAAAGACGTTCAAATAGCCGAAAGATTGCTCGCTCTGGGCTTAAGGTTTCCCCAAAGCCTGGGCATTTGGCTTAAAAAAGTCGATTTGGCAATATTCCCCGAAGAAAGATTGAAAGAATTTGCAAAAAAATTAAAAATGTATTATAATGAGAACATTCAAATAGAACCGGAAAACAATCAAGGAGTTGAGTTATTTAACTATAATGAATTTAAAAAAGACTTATCAGAGGAAACTGGAGATTACTCTGATGTTTTGGTATTGTTAGCTGAAAAAGAATTTCTAAATGAAGACATTGAAGTGATTATGCGCGAGACTGAACGTTTGATTCGCGGGTTAAAACGAAATTGGGCTGTCCGCCAGCTAAAGGGAATAGAGCAGTCCTTGCGCCGGGCCGAGTCAGAGAAACAAGAAGATGAAATTGAGCGCTTGAGCCGAAGATTTAACGAGTTGATTAATGATTTAAAAAATTTTGGATAA
- a CDS encoding sigma-70 family RNA polymerase sigma factor — MGRKGVGRVIKKPRKITRVVKRERYKRARWPKEEAGRLILKGRMRNFITEDEVLHFFPDIEDYLEKYEEYLDELDRQGVQVVETKEGFLDKHLAETSREEESGGKKGKSKALSKEEKQRKILGFDLGDISQDSIQMYLREIGKVPLLTPEEEVKFAKAKEKNDMEATKKLVEANLRLVVSIAKKFAGRNPSLLDLIQEGNIGLFRAVEKFDYRRGYKFSTYATWWIRQAITRAIADQSRTIRVPVHMVESINKFQQIERRLIQDLGREPLPEEIATEMGEDIDKIRHIIKISQDTVSLETSVGEDDNDKDSTLGDFIKDERTITPDRVAALQLLKNHVKDVISGLTQREQKILEMRFGLTDGVAHTLEEVGQEFGVTRERIRQIEAKALERIKEDEGMSKLKDY, encoded by the coding sequence ATGGGTAGGAAAGGCGTGGGGAGGGTTATTAAAAAGCCTAGGAAGATCACTCGCGTTGTAAAAAGAGAGCGATACAAGAGGGCGCGTTGGCCCAAGGAAGAGGCGGGCCGGTTGATACTCAAAGGAAGGATGAGGAATTTTATTACTGAAGACGAGGTTTTACATTTTTTTCCGGACATTGAAGACTATTTAGAAAAGTACGAGGAGTATTTAGACGAATTAGACCGGCAGGGTGTGCAAGTAGTAGAGACTAAGGAGGGGTTTTTGGATAAGCATCTAGCAGAAACATCAAGAGAAGAAGAGTCTGGAGGAAAAAAGGGAAAAAGCAAAGCCTTAAGCAAGGAAGAAAAACAACGGAAAATTCTTGGTTTTGATTTGGGTGATATTTCTCAGGATTCGATTCAAATGTATCTGCGCGAGATTGGCAAGGTCCCTTTGTTAACACCCGAAGAAGAAGTTAAATTTGCTAAGGCTAAAGAAAAGAATGACATGGAAGCCACCAAAAAACTGGTGGAGGCAAATTTACGTTTGGTAGTGAGTATAGCTAAAAAATTTGCTGGGAGAAACCCCTCGCTTTTGGATTTGATCCAAGAAGGCAATATTGGCTTATTTCGGGCTGTGGAAAAATTTGATTACCGCCGGGGATATAAATTTTCCACTTACGCTACTTGGTGGATTCGTCAGGCAATTACTCGGGCCATTGCGGACCAGTCGCGGACTATTCGGGTACCGGTTCATATGGTGGAATCTATTAACAAATTTCAACAAATTGAGCGACGTCTAATTCAAGATTTGGGCCGGGAGCCCTTGCCAGAGGAGATCGCAACCGAGATGGGCGAGGATATAGATAAAATCAGGCATATCATTAAAATTTCTCAAGATACCGTCTCGTTGGAAACCTCGGTCGGTGAGGATGATAATGATAAAGACAGTACTTTAGGAGATTTTATTAAGGATGAAAGGACTATTACTCCGGATAGGGTGGCAGCTTTGCAGTTATTAAAAAATCATGTAAAAGACGTGATATCCGGCCTAACCCAGCGCGAGCAAAAGATTTTAGAAATGCGTTTTGGTTTGACTGATGGCGTCGCCCACACCCTGGAAGAAGTGGGTCAGGAGTTTGGCGTTACCCGCGAGCGCATTAGGCAGATTGAAGCCAAAGCCTTGGAGAGGATTAAAGAAGATGAGGGGATGAGCAAGTTGAAGGACTACTAA